A DNA window from Legionella sp. MW5194 contains the following coding sequences:
- a CDS encoding thioredoxin family protein, whose protein sequence is MKRLVIGLMVCSLPILAWEAGAVTQPTVQAVHFTPSQFEKAKRSNLRFIVAFHKKDCARCKKQQQILNELALSPELVALRLLIADFDDAELVKQFDVSFHDTLIVYRGPREVSRSQGLLNARAIRQQITG, encoded by the coding sequence ATGAAGCGACTGGTGATTGGATTAATGGTGTGCAGCCTGCCAATCCTGGCATGGGAGGCTGGAGCAGTGACCCAGCCCACGGTGCAAGCGGTGCATTTTACCCCGTCACAATTTGAAAAAGCGAAGCGTAGCAATCTCCGATTTATTGTAGCCTTTCATAAAAAGGACTGTGCACGCTGCAAAAAGCAGCAACAAATTTTAAATGAGCTCGCCCTGTCGCCTGAATTAGTCGCCTTACGCCTGTTGATTGCCGATTTTGATGATGCTGAACTTGTGAAGCAATTTGATGTCAGCTTTCACGACACCTTGATTGTATACCGGGGGCCGCGGGAAGTGAGCCGCTCGCAGGGCTTGCTCAATGCAAGAGCCATTAGGCAGCAAATTACAGGTTGA
- a CDS encoding acetyl-CoA carboxylase biotin carboxylase subunit, which translates to MFKKILISNRGEIALRIVRACKEMGIAAVAIHSEADRYSLHVKRASHSHCLSSKPLDAYLNGHRIIECAKAAGCEAIHPGYGFLSENADFALACEQAGLVFIGPRADVIAIMGSKVAARNAMQRAGIPVIPGSEGNLESVEDALASAERLGYPVMLKATFGGGGRGIRLCYEPDHVRQQFARAQSEAEKAFGVNQVFMEKFIANPRHIEVQILADHHGNVLHLFERDCSIQRRHQKLVEIAPAVQLNQATRERLYAYAVKAAKEVGYTNAGTVEFILDEDNQAYFLEMNTRLQVEHPVTEQITGIDLVQEQIKIAAGEPLPLQQEQINRNGFAIEFRINAEDPQNDFLPSFGRVTRYYAPGGPGVRTDSAIYTGYSIPPYYDSLCAKLTVWSLDWPSAIRRARRALEEMRLFGIKTTIPYYLEMIKSEEFLQGHLNTGLVESHPEWLQYSNKSLPQHKAAVIAAAIARLGMKKN; encoded by the coding sequence ATGTTTAAAAAAATCTTAATCAGTAATCGGGGCGAAATTGCCTTACGCATTGTGCGTGCCTGCAAGGAAATGGGAATAGCTGCTGTGGCTATTCACAGTGAAGCCGATCGTTATTCCCTGCATGTCAAGCGGGCTTCTCACTCCCATTGCTTGAGCAGCAAGCCTCTGGATGCTTATCTGAATGGCCATCGCATCATTGAATGCGCCAAGGCAGCCGGTTGTGAAGCGATACATCCCGGGTATGGTTTTTTATCGGAAAACGCGGATTTTGCTCTGGCCTGTGAGCAGGCTGGTCTGGTGTTTATCGGTCCTCGTGCGGACGTGATAGCGATCATGGGATCCAAAGTGGCCGCACGCAACGCCATGCAGCGTGCCGGCATTCCGGTCATTCCGGGCAGTGAAGGCAATCTTGAATCGGTCGAGGACGCATTAGCGTCTGCTGAACGACTCGGCTACCCAGTGATGCTTAAAGCGACATTTGGTGGGGGCGGCCGCGGTATTCGTCTGTGTTACGAGCCGGACCATGTTCGGCAGCAGTTTGCGCGTGCGCAATCTGAGGCAGAAAAAGCATTTGGTGTTAACCAGGTGTTTATGGAGAAATTCATTGCCAATCCCCGCCACATCGAAGTCCAGATTCTAGCCGATCATCATGGAAATGTCCTTCATTTGTTTGAGCGTGATTGCTCTATCCAACGGCGGCATCAGAAACTGGTCGAAATTGCTCCGGCGGTACAACTGAACCAGGCTACCCGCGAGAGGTTGTATGCTTACGCTGTTAAAGCGGCAAAAGAAGTCGGTTATACCAATGCTGGAACAGTCGAATTTATTCTTGATGAGGACAATCAGGCTTATTTTCTTGAAATGAATACCCGCTTGCAGGTCGAGCATCCAGTCACAGAACAAATCACCGGGATTGATTTGGTTCAGGAGCAGATTAAAATCGCCGCGGGTGAACCCTTGCCCCTGCAGCAGGAACAGATTAATCGCAATGGTTTTGCCATTGAATTCCGCATTAACGCCGAAGATCCCCAGAATGATTTTCTGCCCAGTTTTGGACGGGTGACCCGTTATTATGCCCCGGGAGGACCTGGAGTAAGAACGGACAGCGCCATTTATACCGGCTATTCCATTCCGCCTTATTATGATTCGCTTTGCGCCAAACTGACCGTATGGAGTCTGGATTGGCCGTCGGCCATCCGCCGCGCACGCCGGGCCCTGGAAGAAATGCGCCTGTTTGGCATAAAAACCACCATCCCCTATTACCTTGAGATGATTAAATCCGAGGAGTTTCTGCAAGGGCATTTAAATACAGGACTCGTGGAGTCCCATCCAGAGTGGCTGCAGTATTCCAATAAATCGCTGCCTCAGCATAAAGCCGCGGTGATTGCCGCGGCCATTGCCCGCCTGGGCATGAAAAAGAATTAG
- the panC gene encoding pantoate--beta-alanine ligase: MRIFHHLNEWIDFRRTLPADLSLGFVPTMGNLHAGHASLYAISQQQNHYTAASLFINPTQFNRPDDFTHYPRTLEADLHLLEKSGVDFCLLPAEQEIYQDGYHYQVHENHLSQCMEGIHRPGHFTGVLTIVLKLLNLVRPQKAYFGEKDYQQYRLIRGMVAAFFLPIAIIPCPTIREPSGLAFSSRNNRLNSAQRLKAETFARLFHQDKAIDQLQNDIEAAGIEVEYLHEQDGRRFAAVLIDDIRLIDNYALS; this comes from the coding sequence ATGCGCATTTTTCATCACCTGAACGAGTGGATTGACTTCCGCCGCACGCTGCCGGCCGACTTAAGCCTGGGCTTTGTCCCCACCATGGGCAATCTCCATGCCGGTCATGCGTCCCTGTATGCCATTAGCCAACAGCAGAATCATTACACCGCGGCCAGCCTTTTTATTAATCCGACGCAATTTAACCGGCCAGACGACTTCACCCACTACCCGCGCACCCTGGAAGCGGATTTACACTTATTGGAAAAAAGCGGCGTCGATTTCTGTTTATTGCCTGCCGAGCAGGAAATCTATCAGGACGGGTATCATTATCAGGTGCATGAGAATCATTTAAGTCAGTGCATGGAAGGCATTCATCGCCCCGGCCATTTCACCGGCGTATTAACCATTGTTTTAAAATTATTGAATTTAGTCAGACCCCAAAAGGCTTATTTTGGCGAAAAGGATTATCAGCAATACCGGCTCATTCGCGGCATGGTTGCTGCTTTTTTTCTGCCGATTGCGATTATCCCCTGCCCCACGATCAGGGAGCCCAGCGGTTTGGCTTTCAGCTCGCGTAACAATCGCCTTAACAGCGCCCAGCGTCTTAAAGCGGAAACCTTCGCTCGCCTTTTTCATCAGGATAAAGCGATAGACCAGTTGCAAAACGACATCGAGGCTGCCGGCATTGAGGTGGAGTATCTTCACGAGCAGGACGGTCGCCGCTTTGCCGCCGTCCTCATTGATGATATCCGTCTGATTGACAATTACGCGCTCAGCTAA
- the panB gene encoding 3-methyl-2-oxobutanoate hydroxymethyltransferase: MKISDFKRKKQHGEKITVLTCYDYPSARTIAESKLDCVLVGDSVAMAVHGHDTTVMATLEMMILHTQAVARGLTQQFLISDLPFLCHRLSLRDTVECVRQLMQAGAHAVKIEGGDEDTCQTITHLVTAGVPVIGHIGLTPQSFYQLGGYKVQGREEKQAAELLRQAQRLEASGCTALVIECVPLSVAETITQALSIPTIGIGAGVGTDGQVLVWHDMLGLQSEFRPKFLKQYLNGKALTLNAINAYVDEVRQAAFPTPDHAF, from the coding sequence ATGAAAATTTCCGACTTTAAACGCAAAAAACAACACGGTGAGAAAATAACCGTATTAACCTGTTACGATTACCCTTCGGCAAGAACAATTGCTGAATCAAAACTGGATTGCGTGCTGGTGGGTGATTCCGTCGCCATGGCAGTGCACGGGCATGACACCACGGTCATGGCGACACTGGAGATGATGATTTTACATACCCAAGCCGTCGCCCGCGGTCTGACCCAACAATTCCTAATCAGTGATTTGCCTTTTTTATGCCACCGCCTTTCTTTACGCGACACGGTTGAATGTGTCAGACAACTCATGCAGGCAGGCGCCCATGCCGTAAAAATTGAGGGCGGCGATGAGGATACTTGTCAAACGATTACTCATTTGGTCACCGCTGGGGTGCCTGTCATCGGCCACATTGGTTTAACGCCGCAATCGTTTTACCAATTGGGTGGCTATAAAGTTCAAGGTCGAGAAGAAAAACAAGCCGCCGAGCTTCTTCGTCAGGCGCAACGCCTGGAAGCGTCCGGCTGTACCGCACTGGTGATTGAATGTGTCCCCTTGTCCGTAGCAGAGACCATCACACAGGCACTGTCCATTCCCACCATCGGCATCGGCGCCGGAGTCGGCACCGACGGACAGGTTCTTGTCTGGCATGACATGCTGGGCTTGCAATCGGAATTCAGGCCTAAATTTTTAAAGCAATACCTGAATGGCAAGGCACTCACCTTAAACGCCATCAATGCTTACGTGGATGAGGTTCGACAAGCCGCATTCCCAACGCCTGATCATGCCTTTTAA
- a CDS encoding alpha/beta hydrolase, translating into MVFADKLDKPGEHPFVFNTEAGALEGVLTVPLTGGSAFIALLGHPHSLQGGTMNNKVVTTMARAFKESGIASLRFNFRGVGHSQGRYDEGIGESNDMLALCQLWAAECPQSRYLFAGFSFGSYVAYRAAAQHAHALLITVAPPVHHYNYRAYQPAPSPWHVFQGDNDEVVPESLVMDFAASVSPPLAVSTFADTSHFFHGKLLELKEELMRILNEKVLHP; encoded by the coding sequence ATGGTATTTGCTGACAAATTAGACAAACCGGGCGAACACCCCTTTGTGTTTAACACGGAGGCGGGCGCACTCGAAGGCGTGTTGACGGTGCCTTTGACCGGCGGCTCCGCCTTCATTGCGCTGCTGGGGCATCCTCATTCCCTGCAGGGCGGCACGATGAATAACAAAGTCGTCACCACGATGGCGCGTGCCTTTAAAGAGTCAGGTATTGCGAGCCTCCGCTTCAATTTCCGCGGCGTGGGCCATTCTCAAGGACGCTATGACGAAGGCATTGGCGAAAGCAACGACATGCTTGCGCTTTGCCAATTGTGGGCCGCTGAATGTCCGCAAAGCCGTTACCTGTTTGCCGGATTCTCTTTTGGATCCTATGTGGCTTATCGCGCCGCCGCCCAGCACGCCCATGCGTTATTAATCACGGTGGCTCCACCGGTTCATCATTACAATTACCGGGCCTATCAGCCCGCACCGTCACCCTGGCATGTTTTTCAGGGGGATAATGATGAGGTTGTACCGGAGTCCCTGGTGATGGATTTTGCCGCAAGCGTCTCCCCGCCGCTTGCCGTGAGTACATTTGCCGACACCAGCCATTTTTTTCATGGGAAATTGCTGGAACTGAAAGAGGAATTAATGAGAATCCTCAATGAAAAGGTGTTGCACCCATGA
- the zapE gene encoding cell division protein ZapE produces the protein MSISASYDAAIARGEIENDPLQRQIIGVMDELASALSQPKKSFFSWRRTHVVKGIYLYGSVGVGKTFLMDLFFEQVKTREKVRFHFHHFMQQVDAQLRRLQGQKDPLQVIAKNLAKTTRLLCFDEFLVHDVAHAMILAELLKALFANGIVLVATSNIKPDDLYLNGVQRARFLPAIALIKSQCQVLALNQPRDYRLGREIQVETFFCPLNETNQSRFSAQFARMEPAAQSAGTVTVQNRDIAYVRCGDEAIWFDFKVICNLPRSQLDYLELVDRFSTVFVSGMPQLHERDTVYAILFVHFIDVLYDRGVRLILSAEVPLTELYLKGEMSQAFKRTLSRLQEMQSQDYLRRHPRRAVNSLLMPPE, from the coding sequence ATGAGTATCTCAGCCAGTTATGATGCGGCAATCGCCCGGGGTGAAATTGAAAATGATCCCTTGCAACGCCAGATCATTGGCGTCATGGACGAGTTGGCCAGTGCCTTAAGTCAACCCAAAAAATCCTTTTTCAGCTGGCGGCGCACGCATGTGGTCAAAGGCATTTACCTTTATGGCAGTGTGGGCGTGGGCAAGACTTTTCTGATGGATCTTTTCTTCGAACAGGTTAAAACCCGCGAAAAAGTCCGGTTCCACTTTCATCATTTTATGCAGCAGGTTGATGCGCAGCTTAGGCGTCTGCAGGGGCAGAAAGATCCCCTGCAGGTGATTGCCAAAAATTTGGCTAAAACGACTCGCCTGTTGTGTTTTGACGAGTTTTTGGTGCACGACGTCGCCCATGCGATGATTCTTGCCGAATTGTTGAAGGCTTTGTTTGCCAATGGTATTGTGCTGGTGGCGACATCCAACATCAAACCGGATGATCTGTATTTAAACGGGGTGCAGCGGGCCCGTTTTTTACCGGCCATTGCCCTGATTAAATCCCAGTGCCAGGTGCTTGCCTTAAATCAGCCGCGCGATTACCGGCTCGGCCGTGAAATTCAGGTGGAAACCTTTTTCTGCCCTTTAAATGAGACCAACCAGAGCCGCTTCAGCGCGCAATTTGCCCGGATGGAACCGGCGGCTCAGTCCGCAGGGACCGTGACAGTGCAAAACCGTGACATTGCGTATGTTCGTTGCGGTGACGAAGCCATCTGGTTTGATTTTAAAGTGATTTGCAACCTGCCGCGCAGCCAGCTGGACTACCTTGAGCTGGTGGATCGATTTTCCACTGTATTTGTCAGCGGCATGCCGCAACTCCATGAGCGCGATACGGTCTATGCGATTTTATTTGTGCATTTCATTGATGTGCTCTACGATCGCGGCGTGCGGCTGATTCTATCAGCCGAGGTCCCTTTGACGGAGCTGTACCTCAAGGGGGAGATGAGCCAGGCCTTCAAGCGAACCTTAAGCCGTTTACAGGAAATGCAATCCCAGGATTACCTGCGTCGTCATCCTCGTCGGGCAGTGAATTCGCTGTTGATGCCGCCAGAATGA
- a CDS encoding FeoA family protein, whose amino-acid sequence MHITELTRGDKVRLLDFGRTDAQYRRRLLSLGITRGVELTIVRIAPLGCPVQVEVRGTSLTLRKEEAIHLNLERV is encoded by the coding sequence ATGCACATTACCGAGTTAACCCGTGGCGATAAAGTCCGATTGCTTGATTTTGGCCGCACCGATGCGCAGTATCGGCGGCGTTTGCTGTCATTGGGTATTACTCGCGGTGTGGAATTGACGATTGTAAGAATCGCTCCTCTGGGATGTCCAGTGCAGGTTGAGGTCCGGGGAACATCCCTGACCTTGAGAAAAGAAGAAGCAATTCACCTGAATCTGGAGCGTGTATGA
- the feoB gene encoding Fe(2+) transporter permease subunit FeoB — MTSLLLVGNPNCGKTTLFNALTGDNQRVGNWPGVTVEKKTGELVVEGQCIEVTDLPGVYSLALTGRGSSQDEQISAKAVATCEAELIINVIDACHLERHLYLTSQLLELGKPMIVVLNMMDIARQRGITIDIPALSRQLNCCVLPLEAHKGIGLVELKKTIIKPLAAALPLPFDYPASIESLMENLRKQLIAVCNIVPERATYYARRILEGDTLLVEAARLQALDPALTAEDIDVVLADIRYQKIHDVTHLIQTRASDASDHLTAKIDRIVLNRFLALPLFFAMMYLMFLFAINIGGAFQDFFDISTDTVFVQGSAWVLQQLHSPQWLIAVVANGLGMGINTTLTFIPVIAAMFFFLALLEASGYMARAAFVVDKAMRMLGLPGKSFVPMIVGFGCNVPGIMAARTLDSERDRLLTVLMSPFMSCSARLAIYAVFVAAFFPSGGQNVVFALYVIGILMAVFTGFILRKTTLEGEASPLILELPAYHKPSFKRLWRETSLRLRYFVVRAGRLIIPICIILGSLNALTIDGGLNTDEASTHSVLSWLGQWLTPLFAPMGLHQDNWPATVGLLTGMLAKEVVVGSLNSLYAQLGHLAQAQAAHFDFLGSMAQAFWSVPENLSSLGQALLNPVLASAPDSELSQTVYGMMAERFDGKAGAFAYLLFILLYIPCVSTMAAIRQETTRRLMWFSVTWSFLIAYASAVIFYQGAVFYRHPQESLLWIAAMVGGIVAFIAVLRGQHLLVRRRHAVTNS, encoded by the coding sequence ATGACCTCTCTTTTACTGGTAGGCAATCCCAATTGCGGCAAAACCACCTTATTTAATGCCTTAACGGGTGATAATCAGCGTGTGGGTAACTGGCCTGGCGTCACGGTGGAGAAAAAAACCGGGGAATTGGTTGTCGAGGGCCAGTGCATTGAGGTGACGGATTTACCCGGTGTTTATTCCCTCGCCCTGACCGGGCGGGGGAGCAGTCAGGATGAGCAGATTTCGGCTAAGGCGGTGGCCACCTGCGAGGCGGAGTTAATCATCAATGTTATTGATGCCTGCCATCTGGAGCGCCATCTTTACTTAACCAGCCAGTTGCTGGAGTTAGGTAAACCCATGATTGTTGTCCTCAACATGATGGACATCGCAAGACAACGCGGCATCACCATTGATATTCCGGCTTTGTCCCGGCAATTGAATTGCTGTGTTCTGCCGCTTGAAGCGCACAAAGGCATAGGCCTTGTTGAATTAAAAAAAACCATCATTAAGCCACTGGCTGCTGCTCTGCCGTTGCCTTTTGATTACCCAGCCTCCATCGAGTCGCTCATGGAGAATCTCAGAAAGCAGCTGATCGCAGTTTGCAATATCGTCCCTGAGCGGGCAACGTATTATGCCCGGCGTATACTGGAGGGCGATACCTTGCTGGTCGAGGCAGCAAGGTTACAGGCGCTGGATCCTGCACTGACCGCTGAGGATATCGATGTTGTACTGGCGGATATCCGCTACCAGAAAATCCACGACGTGACTCATCTGATTCAAACTCGGGCCAGTGATGCCAGTGACCATCTGACAGCCAAAATTGACCGCATTGTACTGAATCGATTTCTGGCTTTACCCCTGTTTTTTGCCATGATGTACCTGATGTTTTTGTTCGCCATCAACATTGGCGGGGCTTTTCAGGATTTTTTTGATATATCCACCGATACGGTTTTTGTTCAGGGCAGCGCCTGGGTACTGCAGCAGCTGCATTCCCCGCAATGGCTTATTGCCGTGGTGGCCAATGGTCTGGGTATGGGTATTAATACCACCCTGACCTTTATTCCTGTGATTGCGGCCATGTTTTTCTTTCTGGCGTTACTGGAGGCGTCAGGGTATATGGCCCGTGCCGCGTTTGTGGTGGACAAGGCCATGCGTATGCTGGGATTGCCTGGGAAGTCCTTTGTGCCGATGATTGTGGGATTTGGCTGTAATGTGCCCGGGATCATGGCGGCAAGAACACTGGATTCCGAGCGGGATCGGCTCTTAACCGTACTGATGAGCCCCTTTATGTCCTGCAGCGCCCGATTGGCCATTTATGCGGTGTTTGTTGCCGCATTTTTCCCAAGCGGCGGGCAAAATGTGGTTTTTGCCCTGTATGTCATTGGCATTTTAATGGCGGTTTTTACCGGGTTTATCCTGCGTAAAACCACGCTGGAAGGGGAGGCATCCCCCTTGATTCTTGAATTGCCCGCCTACCATAAGCCCTCGTTTAAACGCCTGTGGCGTGAAACCAGCCTGCGTCTTCGTTATTTTGTTGTCAGGGCCGGACGTCTGATTATCCCCATTTGTATTATTCTCGGCAGTTTGAACGCCTTGACCATTGACGGCGGGTTGAACACGGATGAAGCCAGTACCCATTCTGTTCTGTCCTGGCTTGGCCAATGGCTGACGCCGTTATTTGCCCCCATGGGTCTGCATCAGGATAACTGGCCGGCTACGGTCGGTTTATTAACCGGCATGCTGGCAAAAGAAGTGGTGGTTGGCTCTTTAAATTCGCTCTACGCGCAGTTAGGCCATCTGGCACAGGCGCAGGCCGCTCATTTTGATTTCTTAGGCTCCATGGCGCAGGCATTCTGGTCGGTGCCTGAGAACCTTTCGTCATTGGGGCAGGCTTTACTCAATCCGGTGTTAGCCAGTGCGCCCGACAGCGAATTGTCGCAAACGGTGTATGGCATGATGGCCGAACGATTTGACGGCAAAGCTGGAGCATTTGCTTACCTTCTCTTCATTCTGCTTTATATCCCCTGTGTGTCTACCATGGCCGCTATCCGGCAGGAGACGACACGCCGCCTGATGTGGTTCTCCGTCACCTGGTCTTTCCTGATTGCCTACGCCTCCGCTGTGATTTTTTATCAGGGTGCCGTGTTTTATCGCCACCCCCAGGAGTCGTTGCTGTGGATTGCTGCCATGGTGGGGGGCATTGTCGCGTTTATCGCGGTATTGCGGGGACAACATTTGCTTGTGAGGAGACGCCATGCTGTTACAAATTCGTGA
- a CDS encoding FeoC-like transcriptional regulator, which translates to MLLQIRDFIRQHKVVSSQQVSREFHIDAQALQPMLEIWLRKGVIARCDENTSCQSRCFKCKQPPVYYRYLADC; encoded by the coding sequence ATGCTGTTACAAATTCGTGATTTTATCCGCCAGCACAAGGTGGTGAGCAGCCAGCAGGTGAGCCGTGAATTTCATATAGACGCCCAGGCGCTGCAGCCGATGCTTGAGATCTGGCTTCGAAAGGGGGTGATTGCCCGCTGCGACGAGAATACGTCCTGCCAGAGCCGCTGTTTTAAATGCAAACAACCTCCTGTTTATTACCGTTACCTGGCGGATTGTTAA
- a CDS encoding virulence factor → MAENASLPEEDFLKLAEEARQRIVEDFNDPLSLVEKVYRLWWHWADFSLFIVTPTIEVISPPLIVPPELVPETNEYEFVYPIHDHGYKLSASKAQDMYIAGTSMCKLFYTIEKMIFMLVERLKAGGVSAETEVQVAFGGHELAQRKAFESVINLSYNVVVTNFDPGSWGERYLEIVKRLADRGYGYPAEAPRDVYRHHRGTGPSMQR, encoded by the coding sequence ATGGCGGAAAACGCATCACTCCCTGAAGAAGATTTTTTAAAACTGGCCGAAGAGGCTCGCCAGCGGATTGTCGAGGATTTCAATGATCCGCTGAGTCTGGTTGAAAAAGTCTACAGGTTATGGTGGCATTGGGCTGATTTTTCTCTATTTATCGTGACCCCGACCATCGAAGTGATTTCGCCACCGCTTATCGTTCCCCCCGAACTGGTGCCGGAAACCAACGAATATGAGTTCGTTTACCCCATTCATGATCACGGTTATAAATTAAGTGCGTCCAAAGCGCAGGACATGTACATTGCCGGCACGTCAATGTGCAAATTATTCTACACCATTGAAAAAATGATTTTTATGCTGGTCGAGCGCCTTAAGGCGGGCGGTGTAAGTGCTGAAACCGAAGTGCAGGTCGCCTTTGGTGGGCATGAGCTTGCCCAGCGCAAGGCCTTTGAATCGGTAATTAACTTAAGTTACAACGTCGTTGTGACCAATTTCGATCCGGGTTCCTGGGGTGAGCGCTACCTTGAAATCGTCAAGCGTTTAGCCGATCGCGGCTACGGTTACCCTGCGGAAGCGCCCAGGGATGTTTACCGGCATCATCGCGGTACGGGCCCGTCTATGCAGCGTTAA
- a CDS encoding RDD family protein encodes MFFRLLAALFYDLIVLCSLLMLATAIAVYFNQGQAIPPASRGYQSLLVTIMGAYFILSFRYGGQTIGFKSWRLRLIREEGFKLRLVNAA; translated from the coding sequence ATGTTTTTTCGTCTTTTAGCCGCCCTGTTCTACGATCTGATTGTATTGTGCAGCCTGTTGATGCTGGCCACAGCAATCGCCGTGTATTTTAATCAGGGGCAGGCTATTCCACCGGCCTCGCGCGGATACCAAAGCCTGTTGGTCACCATCATGGGGGCTTATTTTATTTTGTCCTTTCGTTACGGGGGGCAGACCATCGGGTTTAAATCCTGGCGTCTGCGATTAATCAGGGAAGAGGGTTTCAAACTACGTCTGGTTAACGCTGCATAG
- a CDS encoding EAL and HDOD domain-containing protein → MLIKRPIYNQKLKCVAMEIIANQQAKQPIELLPYFTTVTHNIDSNLPLFVPYALNSLLELADPPLENPVILKLHAADINQTYTAEELKDAAHSIALMIDSPDQLAWLNFAEYIALSEHLMGMADLTKVVKYSQAKQRKVIAYNISDPNRFINCKDMTMDYYCGDFLFQPEVKEVKEIAANKLNLLMLIEKLQHPDTHFNEIIPLIQTDPLLSYQLLRVANSAAFSGYQAIESIQQAVTRLGILHLKNWVMVLSMKNVSNKPLEIVESGLIRAQMAEKLAKANSHLSAESAYTAGLLSVLDSLLDTPMNALIEKITLADDIKGALMAREGELGKLLSMVIAYEEGHWEQLDGNDYHGLDLSQIYIDCLEHVSIGKKAMSEH, encoded by the coding sequence ATGTTAATTAAACGGCCAATCTATAATCAAAAACTGAAATGTGTCGCCATGGAGATTATCGCTAACCAACAAGCCAAACAACCCATTGAATTGCTGCCTTATTTCACCACCGTCACCCATAACATTGACAGCAACCTGCCCTTGTTTGTGCCTTATGCCCTCAATTCACTGCTCGAACTCGCCGATCCCCCGCTTGAAAATCCGGTGATATTAAAGCTGCATGCCGCTGACATTAACCAGACCTACACGGCAGAGGAGTTAAAGGACGCGGCCCACTCCATTGCGCTCATGATTGACAGCCCCGATCAATTGGCCTGGCTCAATTTCGCCGAGTACATCGCGTTGAGTGAACACCTGATGGGCATGGCTGATTTGACCAAAGTGGTCAAATACAGTCAGGCCAAGCAGCGCAAGGTCATTGCTTACAATATTTCCGACCCGAACCGCTTTATCAATTGCAAAGACATGACCATGGATTACTATTGCGGTGACTTCCTCTTTCAACCCGAGGTGAAGGAAGTGAAAGAAATTGCCGCCAATAAATTAAATCTGCTGATGCTGATTGAAAAACTGCAGCACCCCGATACCCATTTCAACGAGATAATCCCGTTGATTCAGACGGATCCGCTATTGAGTTATCAATTATTACGCGTTGCCAATTCGGCGGCCTTCTCCGGTTATCAGGCCATCGAATCCATCCAGCAGGCCGTCACCCGCCTGGGCATCCTCCATTTAAAAAACTGGGTCATGGTGCTGTCGATGAAAAACGTATCCAACAAGCCTCTCGAAATTGTCGAGTCCGGGCTTATCCGCGCCCAGATGGCCGAAAAACTGGCCAAAGCCAATTCCCATTTATCGGCTGAAAGCGCCTACACGGCTGGATTACTCTCGGTGCTTGACAGCCTGCTGGATACTCCCATGAATGCATTGATTGAAAAAATCACGCTGGCAGACGACATTAAGGGAGCACTGATGGCACGCGAAGGGGAGTTGGGAAAGTTACTGTCCATGGTCATAGCCTATGAGGAAGGCCACTGGGAACAATTAGACGGCAATGACTACCACGGCCTCGATCTAAGCCAGATTTACATCGATTGCCTGGAGCATGTCTCCATCGGCAAAAAAGCCATGTCGGAACACTAA
- the sdhC gene encoding succinate dehydrogenase, cytochrome b556 subunit, with protein sequence MNKKRPVNLDLRTLKFPPMAIASILHRVSGMVLFLLLPVMMYFLDLSLRNAGTFNNLQATLAHPLCKLTLWAFLAAWTYHLLAGIRHMLMDLGWGEHLESGRRSAVFVIILSVIFSLLLGVWIW encoded by the coding sequence GTGAATAAAAAAAGACCGGTGAATCTGGACCTGCGAACGTTAAAATTTCCGCCAATGGCGATTGCATCAATACTGCATCGCGTTTCTGGCATGGTATTATTTCTGCTTCTGCCCGTCATGATGTATTTTCTTGATTTATCATTGCGCAATGCCGGGACGTTCAATAACCTGCAGGCCACCTTGGCCCACCCCTTGTGCAAATTAACCCTGTGGGCTTTCCTGGCGGCATGGACTTACCATTTGCTGGCCGGTATCCGCCATATGCTCATGGATCTTGGGTGGGGAGAGCATCTCGAGTCAGGCCGCCGCAGCGCTGTGTTCGTGATTATCCTTTCTGTTATTTTCTCACTTTTGTTAGGGGTCTGGATATGGTAA